One Oncorhynchus keta strain PuntledgeMale-10-30-2019 chromosome 11, Oket_V2, whole genome shotgun sequence DNA window includes the following coding sequences:
- the LOC118390276 gene encoding A-kinase anchor protein 1, mitochondrial-like isoform X2 — MVLRLQSVLVLSLSGVLAFLGLWWYTSRKKEQPTDKDKTTTDQAHLSSSTRDGGIGVVENGHSTGTDRDRHAVRKRSLVEQERVDCTNTQAVAELVNIPLCQSQPEERFVAAECLSRGLDTTNVKPVTERTESSAQVLPETAPKSQAQGGPEKDIALQNKHQPSSDEQVSSIFELGYNPNPGESAGLKPHAPPLSETLEDTTNRTFNKEAAEEVRLDPGEVRLDPEGEVGEDKITFCFAEMKPQTDLAENCLLSKDNLSILPAVEEPTCESSLQDDTCLASPINLLTSQVSPSRQPLGFLISPQKKDQSEECELSRSNTEEINQLASSLITDVVSVAVSQVLKERTQLEHNVGPLCNRDPFTSQDIISMVNSETGREMPGLLQDDQCSTTGRENICSSPIVYEDVKHDCSSRTEQAEQAEEDSAVGDSGSSSGHTEESSSGEDSSPSVSLQPPRGPAEGLGATSMALPNGHRTEVAVPGSGVTSMDSVDRYVEHEARDNQHINSPSPLSQLLNSDQQIEKYIQSYNSSQPPTVWDIEVPKHLVGRLIGKQGRYVSYLKETSGANIFIATLPYTQEFQICHIEGSKEQVDCALELIRKKFKDLDVTSCYVHPPVARLPSLPITSWLLLPHRVTVEVTVIQVASGNYVFLQQHTHPTFYALRSLDQQMSLCYSHPGCPPLPAPVEVGVICAAQMPEGAWWRAQVMGYYEETKEVELCYVDYGGYVLVKIDTLRQIRSDFVALPFQGSEAILEHIAPLPGEGFSVAAKSALEEMTLGLPLLAQVTSCHTSGIPLVQIWKTEGEELVSVNRALVDNGLCSWVDCL, encoded by the exons ATGGTGCTGAGGCTTCAATCCGTTCTGGTCCTCTCCCTGTCAGGAGTGTTGGCTTTCCTAGGCCTGTGGTGGTACACCTCTCGGAAGAAAGAACAACCCACTGACAAGGATAAGACGACCACAGACCAGGCGCACCTGTCCTCCTCCACCAGAGACGGAGGTATTGGTGTTGTGGAGAACGGCCACTCCACTGGGACAGATCGGGACAGGCACGCAGTGAGGAAGAGGTCGTTAGTGGAACAGGAGCGTGTTGATTGTACAAACACACAAGCGGTAGCAGAGCTGGTTAACATCCCACTCTGCCAATCACAACCGGAGGAAAGGTTTGTGGCTGCAGAGTGTCTGAGTAGAGGCCTCGATACTACTAATGTGAAGCCCGTTACGGAGAGAACTGAGTCTTCAGCTCAAGTACTCCCAGAGACTGCACCTAAGAGCCAAGCCCAGGGGGGACCTGAAAAGGATATAGCATTACAAAATAAACACCAGCCATCCTCTGATGAACAAGTTTCTTCTATCTTTGAACTAGGCTATAATCCTAACCCTGGTGAGAGTGCAGGCCTAAAGCCACATGCACCGCCGCTCTCTGAGACGCTGGAGGACACTACAAACAGAACTTTCAACAAAGAGGCTGCAGAGGAGGTTCGACTAGACCCAGGGGAGGTTAGGCTGGACCCAGAGGGAGAGGTTGGAGAAGACAAGATTACATTTTGTTTTGCAGAGATGAAGCCTCAAACCGATCTGGCTGAGAACTGCCTCCTCTCCAAAGACAACCTATCTATCCTGCCTGCTGTGGAAGAACCAACCTGTGAGTCAAGTCTACAGGATGACACCTGTCTGGCTTCCCCCATCAACCTCCTTACCAGTCAGGTGTCCCCCTCAAGGCAGCCATTGGGCTTTCTGATATCACCTCAGAAGAAAGACCAGTCTGAGGAGTGTGAACTTAGCAGGAGTAACACAGAGGAAATTAACCAGCTGGCGTCAAGTCTGATTACTGACGTGGTCTCAGTAGCAGTGAGTCAAGTCCTGAAAGAAAGGACCCAACTAGAACATAATGTTGGGCCTCTCTGTAACAGGGACCCCTTCACATCCCAAGATATCATCTCAATGGTTAACagtgagactgggagagagatgcCTGGTCTATTGCAGGACGATCAGTGTTCAACAACTGGCAGGGAGAACATATGTTCATCTCCTATAGTCTATGAGGATGTGAAACATGACTGCAGCAGTAGGACTGAGCAGGCAGAGCAAGCAGAAGAAGATTCTGCAGTAGGTGATTCTGGCTCCAGCTCAGGTCATACCGAGGAGAGCTCCAGTGGCGAGGACTCGAGCCCCAGTGTGAGCCTGCAACCACCCAGGGGACCTGCTGAAGGACTGGGAGCCACCAGCATGGCCCTCCCTAACGGTCACAGGACAGAGGTGGCTGTTCCAG GCTCTGGTGTGACCAGCATGGACTCTGTAGACCGTTACGTTGAACACGAAGCCAGGGACAACCAGCATATCAACAGTCCAAGTCCGTTAAGTCAACTGCTGAACAGCGATCAGCAAAttgaaaaatacatccagagttaCAACAGCAGCCAGCCACCGACTGTTTGGGACATAGAGGTGCCAAAG CATCTTGTTGGGAGATTGATTGGGAAGCAGGGGCGATATGTGAGCTACCTGAAGGAGACATCCGGAGCAAACATCTTCATCGCCACCCTGCCTTACACCCAGGAGTTCCAGATCTGCCATATAGAGG GGTCAAAGGAGCAGGTGGATTGTGCTCTGGAGCTGATCAGAAAGAAGTTCAAAGATCTGGATGTGACCAGCTGTTATGTCCATCCTCCAGTGGCCAGactgccctctctccccatcacatCCTGG ctgctgCTTCCCCATAGGGTGACAGTTGAGGTAACCGTGATCCAAGTAGCCTCTGGGAACTATGTGTTCCTCCAGCAGCACACACACCCAACCTTCTATGCTCTCCGCAGCCTGGACCAACAGATGAGCTTGTGTTATTCTCACCCAGGGTGCCCTCCCCTGCCGGCCCCAGTAGAAG tgggagtGATCTGTGCTGCCCAGATGCCTGAGGGCGCCTGGTGGAGAGCCCAGGTGATGGGTTACTATGAAGAAACCAAGGAGGTGGAGCTCTGCTATGTGGACTACGGAGGCTATGTCCTGGTGAAGATCGACACCCTCCGCCAGATCAG ATCAGACTTTGTTGCCTTGCCTTTCCAAGGATCTGAGGCGATCCTGGAACATATTGCACCCCTTCCAG GAGAAGGGTTCTCTGTTGCTGCCAAATCTGCACTGGAGGAAATGACACTAGGATTGCCACTACTTGCACAG GTCACAAGCTGTCACACCAGTGGCATTCCCTTGGTACAGATATGGAAAACTGAAGGAGAAGAG TTGGTGTCTGTGAACCGTGCTCTGGTGGATAACGGACTGTGTAGCTGGGTAGACTGCCTCTGA
- the LOC118390276 gene encoding A-kinase anchor protein 1, mitochondrial-like isoform X1: MVLRLQSVLVLSLSGVLAFLGLWWYTSRKKEQPTDKDKTTTDQAHLSSSTRDGGIGVVENGHSTGTDRDRHAVRKRSLVEQERVDCTNTQAVAELVNIPLCQSQPEERFVAAECLSRGLDTTNVKPVTERTESSAQVLPETAPKSQAQGGPEKDIALQNKHQPSSDEQVSSIFELGYNPNPGESAGLKPHAPPLSETLEDTTNRTFNKEAAEEVRLDPGEVRLDPEGEVGEDKITFCFAEMKPQTDLAENCLLSKDNLSILPAVEEPTCESSLQDDTCLASPINLLTSQVSPSRQPLGFLISPQKKDQSEECELSRSNTEEINQLASSLITDVVSVAVSQVLKERTQLEHNVGPLCNRDPFTSQDIISMVNSETGREMPGLLQDDQCSTTGRENICSSPIVYEDVKHDCSSRTEQAEQAEEDSAVGDSGSSSGHTEESSSGEDSSPSVSLQPPRGPAEGLGATSMALPNGHRTEVAVPGSGVTSMDSVDRYVEHEARDNQHINSPSPLSQLLNSDQQIEKYIQSYNSSQPPTVWDIEVPKHLVGRLIGKQGRYVSYLKETSGANIFIATLPYTQEFQICHIEGSKEQVDCALELIRKKFKDLDVTSCYVHPPVARLPSLPITSWLLLPHRVTVEVTVIQVASGNYVFLQQHTHPTFYALRSLDQQMSLCYSHPGCPPLPAPVEGRHAQPGCPPLPAPVEGRHAQPGCPPLPAPVEVGVICAAQMPEGAWWRAQVMGYYEETKEVELCYVDYGGYVLVKIDTLRQIRSDFVALPFQGSEAILEHIAPLPGEGFSVAAKSALEEMTLGLPLLAQVTSCHTSGIPLVQIWKTEGEELVSVNRALVDNGLCSWVDCL; the protein is encoded by the exons ATGGTGCTGAGGCTTCAATCCGTTCTGGTCCTCTCCCTGTCAGGAGTGTTGGCTTTCCTAGGCCTGTGGTGGTACACCTCTCGGAAGAAAGAACAACCCACTGACAAGGATAAGACGACCACAGACCAGGCGCACCTGTCCTCCTCCACCAGAGACGGAGGTATTGGTGTTGTGGAGAACGGCCACTCCACTGGGACAGATCGGGACAGGCACGCAGTGAGGAAGAGGTCGTTAGTGGAACAGGAGCGTGTTGATTGTACAAACACACAAGCGGTAGCAGAGCTGGTTAACATCCCACTCTGCCAATCACAACCGGAGGAAAGGTTTGTGGCTGCAGAGTGTCTGAGTAGAGGCCTCGATACTACTAATGTGAAGCCCGTTACGGAGAGAACTGAGTCTTCAGCTCAAGTACTCCCAGAGACTGCACCTAAGAGCCAAGCCCAGGGGGGACCTGAAAAGGATATAGCATTACAAAATAAACACCAGCCATCCTCTGATGAACAAGTTTCTTCTATCTTTGAACTAGGCTATAATCCTAACCCTGGTGAGAGTGCAGGCCTAAAGCCACATGCACCGCCGCTCTCTGAGACGCTGGAGGACACTACAAACAGAACTTTCAACAAAGAGGCTGCAGAGGAGGTTCGACTAGACCCAGGGGAGGTTAGGCTGGACCCAGAGGGAGAGGTTGGAGAAGACAAGATTACATTTTGTTTTGCAGAGATGAAGCCTCAAACCGATCTGGCTGAGAACTGCCTCCTCTCCAAAGACAACCTATCTATCCTGCCTGCTGTGGAAGAACCAACCTGTGAGTCAAGTCTACAGGATGACACCTGTCTGGCTTCCCCCATCAACCTCCTTACCAGTCAGGTGTCCCCCTCAAGGCAGCCATTGGGCTTTCTGATATCACCTCAGAAGAAAGACCAGTCTGAGGAGTGTGAACTTAGCAGGAGTAACACAGAGGAAATTAACCAGCTGGCGTCAAGTCTGATTACTGACGTGGTCTCAGTAGCAGTGAGTCAAGTCCTGAAAGAAAGGACCCAACTAGAACATAATGTTGGGCCTCTCTGTAACAGGGACCCCTTCACATCCCAAGATATCATCTCAATGGTTAACagtgagactgggagagagatgcCTGGTCTATTGCAGGACGATCAGTGTTCAACAACTGGCAGGGAGAACATATGTTCATCTCCTATAGTCTATGAGGATGTGAAACATGACTGCAGCAGTAGGACTGAGCAGGCAGAGCAAGCAGAAGAAGATTCTGCAGTAGGTGATTCTGGCTCCAGCTCAGGTCATACCGAGGAGAGCTCCAGTGGCGAGGACTCGAGCCCCAGTGTGAGCCTGCAACCACCCAGGGGACCTGCTGAAGGACTGGGAGCCACCAGCATGGCCCTCCCTAACGGTCACAGGACAGAGGTGGCTGTTCCAG GCTCTGGTGTGACCAGCATGGACTCTGTAGACCGTTACGTTGAACACGAAGCCAGGGACAACCAGCATATCAACAGTCCAAGTCCGTTAAGTCAACTGCTGAACAGCGATCAGCAAAttgaaaaatacatccagagttaCAACAGCAGCCAGCCACCGACTGTTTGGGACATAGAGGTGCCAAAG CATCTTGTTGGGAGATTGATTGGGAAGCAGGGGCGATATGTGAGCTACCTGAAGGAGACATCCGGAGCAAACATCTTCATCGCCACCCTGCCTTACACCCAGGAGTTCCAGATCTGCCATATAGAGG GGTCAAAGGAGCAGGTGGATTGTGCTCTGGAGCTGATCAGAAAGAAGTTCAAAGATCTGGATGTGACCAGCTGTTATGTCCATCCTCCAGTGGCCAGactgccctctctccccatcacatCCTGG ctgctgCTTCCCCATAGGGTGACAGTTGAGGTAACCGTGATCCAAGTAGCCTCTGGGAACTATGTGTTCCTCCAGCAGCACACACACCCAACCTTCTATGCTCTCCGCAGCCTGGACCAACAGATGAGCTTGTGTTATTCTCACCCAGGGTGCCCTCCCCTGCCGGCCCCAGTAGAAGGTAGGCATGCACAGCCAGGGTGCCCTCCCCTGCCGGCCCCAGTAGAAG GTAGGCATGCACAGCCAGGGTGCCCTCCCCTGCCGGCCCCAGTAGAAG tgggagtGATCTGTGCTGCCCAGATGCCTGAGGGCGCCTGGTGGAGAGCCCAGGTGATGGGTTACTATGAAGAAACCAAGGAGGTGGAGCTCTGCTATGTGGACTACGGAGGCTATGTCCTGGTGAAGATCGACACCCTCCGCCAGATCAG ATCAGACTTTGTTGCCTTGCCTTTCCAAGGATCTGAGGCGATCCTGGAACATATTGCACCCCTTCCAG GAGAAGGGTTCTCTGTTGCTGCCAAATCTGCACTGGAGGAAATGACACTAGGATTGCCACTACTTGCACAG GTCACAAGCTGTCACACCAGTGGCATTCCCTTGGTACAGATATGGAAAACTGAAGGAGAAGAG TTGGTGTCTGTGAACCGTGCTCTGGTGGATAACGGACTGTGTAGCTGGGTAGACTGCCTCTGA
- the LOC118390276 gene encoding A-kinase anchor protein 1, mitochondrial-like isoform X3 translates to MVLRLQSVLVLSLSGVLAFLGLWWYTSRKKEQPTDKDKTTTDQAHLSSSTRDGGIGVVENGHSTGTDRDRHAVRKRSLVEQERVDCTNTQAVAELVNIPLCQSQPEERFVAAECLSRGLDTTNVKPVTERTESSAQVLPETAPKSQAQGGPEKDIALQNKHQPSSDEQVSSIFELGYNPNPGESAGLKPHAPPLSETLEDTTNRTFNKEAAEEVRLDPGEVRLDPEGEVGEDKITFCFAEMKPQTDLAENCLLSKDNLSILPAVEEPTCESSLQDDTCLASPINLLTSQVSPSRQPLGFLISPQKKDQSEECELSRSNTEEINQLASSLITDVVSVAVSQVLKERTQLEHNVGPLCNRDPFTSQDIISMVNSETGREMPGLLQDDQCSTTGRENICSSPIVYEDVKHDCSSRTEQAEQAEEDSAVGDSGSSSGHTEESSSGEDSSPSVSLQPPRGPAEGLGATSMALPNGHRTEVAVPGSGVTSMDSVDRYVEHEARDNQHINSPSPLSQLLNSDQQIEKYIQSYNSSQPPTVWDIEVPKHLVGRLIGKQGRYVSYLKETSGANIFIATLPYTQEFQICHIEGSKEQVDCALELIRKKFKDLDVTSCYVHPPVARLPSLPITSWLLLPHRVTVEVTVIQVASGNYVFLQQHTHPTFYALRSLDQQMSLCYSHPGCPPLPAPVEGRHAQPGCPPLPAPVEGRHAQPGCPPLPAPVEGRHAQPGCRPQ, encoded by the exons ATGGTGCTGAGGCTTCAATCCGTTCTGGTCCTCTCCCTGTCAGGAGTGTTGGCTTTCCTAGGCCTGTGGTGGTACACCTCTCGGAAGAAAGAACAACCCACTGACAAGGATAAGACGACCACAGACCAGGCGCACCTGTCCTCCTCCACCAGAGACGGAGGTATTGGTGTTGTGGAGAACGGCCACTCCACTGGGACAGATCGGGACAGGCACGCAGTGAGGAAGAGGTCGTTAGTGGAACAGGAGCGTGTTGATTGTACAAACACACAAGCGGTAGCAGAGCTGGTTAACATCCCACTCTGCCAATCACAACCGGAGGAAAGGTTTGTGGCTGCAGAGTGTCTGAGTAGAGGCCTCGATACTACTAATGTGAAGCCCGTTACGGAGAGAACTGAGTCTTCAGCTCAAGTACTCCCAGAGACTGCACCTAAGAGCCAAGCCCAGGGGGGACCTGAAAAGGATATAGCATTACAAAATAAACACCAGCCATCCTCTGATGAACAAGTTTCTTCTATCTTTGAACTAGGCTATAATCCTAACCCTGGTGAGAGTGCAGGCCTAAAGCCACATGCACCGCCGCTCTCTGAGACGCTGGAGGACACTACAAACAGAACTTTCAACAAAGAGGCTGCAGAGGAGGTTCGACTAGACCCAGGGGAGGTTAGGCTGGACCCAGAGGGAGAGGTTGGAGAAGACAAGATTACATTTTGTTTTGCAGAGATGAAGCCTCAAACCGATCTGGCTGAGAACTGCCTCCTCTCCAAAGACAACCTATCTATCCTGCCTGCTGTGGAAGAACCAACCTGTGAGTCAAGTCTACAGGATGACACCTGTCTGGCTTCCCCCATCAACCTCCTTACCAGTCAGGTGTCCCCCTCAAGGCAGCCATTGGGCTTTCTGATATCACCTCAGAAGAAAGACCAGTCTGAGGAGTGTGAACTTAGCAGGAGTAACACAGAGGAAATTAACCAGCTGGCGTCAAGTCTGATTACTGACGTGGTCTCAGTAGCAGTGAGTCAAGTCCTGAAAGAAAGGACCCAACTAGAACATAATGTTGGGCCTCTCTGTAACAGGGACCCCTTCACATCCCAAGATATCATCTCAATGGTTAACagtgagactgggagagagatgcCTGGTCTATTGCAGGACGATCAGTGTTCAACAACTGGCAGGGAGAACATATGTTCATCTCCTATAGTCTATGAGGATGTGAAACATGACTGCAGCAGTAGGACTGAGCAGGCAGAGCAAGCAGAAGAAGATTCTGCAGTAGGTGATTCTGGCTCCAGCTCAGGTCATACCGAGGAGAGCTCCAGTGGCGAGGACTCGAGCCCCAGTGTGAGCCTGCAACCACCCAGGGGACCTGCTGAAGGACTGGGAGCCACCAGCATGGCCCTCCCTAACGGTCACAGGACAGAGGTGGCTGTTCCAG GCTCTGGTGTGACCAGCATGGACTCTGTAGACCGTTACGTTGAACACGAAGCCAGGGACAACCAGCATATCAACAGTCCAAGTCCGTTAAGTCAACTGCTGAACAGCGATCAGCAAAttgaaaaatacatccagagttaCAACAGCAGCCAGCCACCGACTGTTTGGGACATAGAGGTGCCAAAG CATCTTGTTGGGAGATTGATTGGGAAGCAGGGGCGATATGTGAGCTACCTGAAGGAGACATCCGGAGCAAACATCTTCATCGCCACCCTGCCTTACACCCAGGAGTTCCAGATCTGCCATATAGAGG GGTCAAAGGAGCAGGTGGATTGTGCTCTGGAGCTGATCAGAAAGAAGTTCAAAGATCTGGATGTGACCAGCTGTTATGTCCATCCTCCAGTGGCCAGactgccctctctccccatcacatCCTGG ctgctgCTTCCCCATAGGGTGACAGTTGAGGTAACCGTGATCCAAGTAGCCTCTGGGAACTATGTGTTCCTCCAGCAGCACACACACCCAACCTTCTATGCTCTCCGCAGCCTGGACCAACAGATGAGCTTGTGTTATTCTCACCCAGGGTGCCCTCCCCTGCCGGCCCCAGTAGAAGGTAGGCATGCACAGCCAGGGTGCCCTCCCCTGCCGGCCCCAGTAGAAG GTAGGCATGCACAGCCAGGGTGCCCTCCCCTGCCGGCCCCAGTGGAAGGTAGGCATGCACAGCCAGGGTGCCGGCCCCAGTAG